In Candidatus Methanosphaera massiliense, the following are encoded in one genomic region:
- a CDS encoding DNA methyltransferase: MEITVILSQENETLPRAELLARLGTLNIKYEILNEYPGIVELEVDATKDEVSELGAHLAYTHEILYTIKKTTPENLQTAIESIDWTKYVKDSFKVRVKRMGNGDVDKDGIERNIGGYIKKESQMPVSLDNAVHTIKLVYTDPEVVTNEYKETSITSYNKVIITELIIEQNKRHFFDNKPHKRPYFHPGSMSPKLALCMVNLARVHENDTLLDPFCGTGGILIEAGELNTKLIGSDIEKQMYEGTKLNLAAEGFSDFKIMWEDVRDLKLDKKVDAVAMDPPYGISTTLGGDDTKQLYHEALNAISSYLKDDGYICMASPHYIDLNEVIEGTPLKIKEQHSIRMHKSLTRIITVLTKK; this comes from the coding sequence ATGGAAATCACTGTAATATTATCACAAGAAAATGAGACATTACCCCGAGCTGAACTTTTAGCTAGACTAGGTACACTTAATATTAAATATGAAATATTAAATGAATATCCAGGAATAGTAGAATTAGAGGTGGATGCTACAAAAGATGAAGTTAGTGAATTAGGTGCACATCTAGCATATACACATGAAATTTTATATACTATAAAAAAAACAACACCAGAAAACCTTCAAACAGCAATAGAATCAATAGACTGGACAAAATATGTTAAAGATTCATTCAAAGTACGTGTAAAAAGAATGGGTAATGGTGATGTAGATAAAGATGGTATTGAAAGAAATATTGGAGGATATATTAAGAAAGAATCACAAATGCCTGTATCTTTAGATAACGCTGTTCATACAATAAAATTAGTATACACAGATCCAGAAGTAGTTACAAATGAATATAAAGAAACATCCATAACAAGTTATAATAAAGTAATAATAACTGAATTAATAATAGAACAGAACAAGAGACATTTCTTTGATAACAAGCCACATAAACGTCCATATTTCCATCCTGGATCAATGAGTCCAAAATTAGCTTTATGTATGGTTAACTTAGCAAGAGTTCATGAAAATGACACATTACTTGATCCTTTCTGTGGAACAGGAGGAATACTAATAGAAGCTGGTGAACTAAATACAAAATTAATCGGCTCTGATATTGAAAAACAAATGTATGAAGGAACAAAATTAAACCTAGCTGCAGAGGGATTTTCTGATTTTAAGATAATGTGGGAAGATGTACGCGATTTAAAATTAGATAAAAAAGTAGATGCAGTAGCAATGGATCCACCTTATGGTATATCAACAACACTAGGTGGTGATGATACTAAACAATTGTATCATGAAGCATTGAATGCTATTTCATCATATCTTAAAGATGATGGATATATATGTATGGCAAGTCCTCATTACATAGATTTAAATGAGGTAATAGAAGGAACACCTCTAAAAATAAAAGAACAACATTCAATAAGAATGCATAAAAGCTTAACACGTATAATTACTGTTTTAACAAAAAAATAG
- a CDS encoding geranylgeranyl reductase family protein has protein sequence MTNYDIIVVGGGPIGSTYAYKMAKLGYDVALFDMKNRIGQPLQCAGIVSTNIKDTKNLPEEFISNKVKGANLLSPNGTSITVEKDDNSAYVLDRVLYDKYLFNRAVDAGATAFYGERVLDVDMDNTRITTTNGKYSSNIIAVACGPNSATSKKMNPNFKEESYTGIQYTLKTEPSDTEYVDVRVNTSILPGFIWKIPVSPTEQRLGLFTNGSHKQANQILTNMMDSGSTIIQKHYGLIPRFNVNKKIVENNTILLGDSANQIKPTTGGGLVTGFNCTTIAAKNSNKMLEEDNNNYLKQYETEYHKKYDSEFKAQQNVQKIIKSMDEDDFNYMFKELKDNNVDKIISEYGDMDNQVPLLKQLVKTGVIFKLLPKIGVRRLKNIWKSL, from the coding sequence ATGACGAATTATGATATAATTGTAGTTGGTGGTGGACCAATAGGATCTACATATGCATATAAGATGGCTAAATTAGGATATGATGTAGCTCTTTTTGATATGAAAAACAGGATAGGTCAACCATTACAATGTGCGGGAATAGTGTCAACAAACATAAAGGATACTAAGAATTTACCTGAAGAATTCATATCAAATAAAGTTAAAGGAGCTAACTTGTTATCACCTAATGGAACAAGTATCACAGTAGAGAAAGATGATAATTCAGCATATGTGTTAGATAGAGTGTTATATGATAAATATCTATTTAACAGAGCAGTAGATGCTGGAGCAACTGCTTTTTATGGAGAACGTGTTCTTGATGTCGATATGGATAACACAAGAATAACAACAACTAATGGAAAATATTCATCTAACATAATAGCAGTAGCATGTGGTCCAAATTCAGCGACATCAAAGAAAATGAATCCTAATTTTAAAGAAGAATCCTACACGGGTATTCAATATACATTAAAAACAGAACCATCAGACACAGAATACGTTGATGTAAGAGTAAATACAAGTATATTGCCCGGATTTATATGGAAAATACCAGTATCTCCAACAGAACAAAGGTTAGGATTATTTACCAATGGATCACATAAACAGGCAAATCAAATACTAACAAACATGATGGATTCAGGTAGTACTATCATTCAAAAACACTATGGGTTAATCCCAAGATTTAACGTTAATAAGAAAATAGTTGAAAACAACACAATCCTCCTAGGTGATTCAGCAAATCAAATAAAACCAACGACTGGTGGAGGATTAGTGACAGGATTTAACTGTACAACTATAGCAGCAAAAAATTCAAATAAAATGCTGGAAGAAGACAATAATAACTATCTAAAACAATACGAAACAGAATATCATAAAAAATATGATAGTGAATTCAAAGCACAACAAAATGTACAGAAAATAATCAAAAGTATGGATGAAGATGACTTCAATTACATGTTCAAGGAATTAAAGGATAACAACGTTGATAAAATAATATCAGAATATGGAGATATGGATAACCAAGTTCCATTACTAAAACAATTAGTGAAAACAGGAGTAATATTTAAACTATTACCAAAAATAGGTGTAAGGAGACTGAAAAATATATGGAAATCACTGTAA
- a CDS encoding PH domain-containing protein — translation MMPKPNNSRTNNKNNNDFQRAGSEKILLETKPNIFCYCENFIFKIILLFILVFLFAPIVTIFYNIQDTLLTSFQMNFTNLTSIMELLLIFCILIVLVKILLDILDWNYTKYVLTNQRIIIQRGFFRKEKIMMPYRKVQDIEISQNMLERIINVGDILIYGGHDNSDTILDDIPDPKSAEEIILSHISDYNEYPPNYPPNYNPNYYNNGYNRNYGYDDRYDNREYDDRYDYHEYNRYEENNQAPPIENRNYYRDDNDYSHEQENNSQNNSFINKWNKNKQKYKKSKMNKDEIMERHQRMFKKYNE, via the coding sequence ATGATGCCAAAGCCAAATAACTCTAGAACTAATAATAAAAATAACAATGATTTCCAGAGAGCAGGTTCAGAGAAAATATTACTAGAAACAAAACCAAATATTTTCTGCTATTGTGAGAATTTTATATTTAAAATAATATTACTATTTATATTAGTATTCTTATTTGCTCCAATAGTCACGATATTCTATAATATTCAAGATACACTATTAACATCATTTCAAATGAATTTCACAAATTTAACATCAATAATGGAATTACTATTAATCTTCTGTATATTAATTGTACTTGTAAAGATATTATTAGATATTCTTGACTGGAATTATACTAAATATGTCTTAACAAATCAGAGAATCATTATTCAAAGAGGTTTTTTCCGTAAAGAAAAAATCATGATGCCTTACAGAAAAGTACAGGATATCGAAATTTCTCAGAACATGTTAGAGAGAATTATTAATGTAGGGGATATTCTTATTTATGGTGGTCATGATAATTCTGATACAATTCTTGATGATATACCAGACCCTAAAAGTGCAGAAGAGATAATTCTTAGCCATATAAGTGATTATAATGAATATCCTCCTAATTATCCACCTAATTATAATCCTAACTATTATAATAACGGATATAACAGGAATTATGGATATGATGATAGATATGATAATAGAGAATATGATGATAGATATGATTATCATGAATATAATCGGTATGAGGAGAATAATCAAGCTCCCCCAATAGAAAATAGGAATTATTATAGGGATGATAATGATTATTCTCATGAACAAGAAAATAACTCACAGAATAATTCCTTTATTAATAAATGGAATAAAAATAAACAAAAATATAAAAAATCTAAAATGAATAAGGATGAAATTATGGAAAGACATCAAAGAATGTTCAAAAAATATAATGAATAA
- a CDS encoding UPF0280 family protein codes for MENRIYSKNINIESTHISLKSDINIDLTQLIKKERRIIQNTINSNPLFAGYKPVPIISDETILKLMTVAGEISDTGPMSSVAGSISEVCLNYLISKGSRFSIVENGGDIALKTNRKVVIGVYAGDSSFSYNIGFKIKPRPHGYGICTSSSAGPSKSFGKTDATIVFSRQSSISDSLATCIGNYGVGDCDDDIVHNALTHAEDYHDYYDGVMVIKGEILGKTGHIPSLVKTSSKSYLGELFEIE; via the coding sequence ATGGAAAATAGAATTTATTCTAAGAATATAAATATAGAATCAACCCATATTTCATTAAAAAGTGATATTAATATAGATTTAACACAACTAATTAAGAAAGAAAGAAGAATCATACAGAATACCATAAATAGTAATCCACTATTTGCCGGTTATAAACCAGTTCCTATAATTTCTGATGAAACAATACTTAAATTAATGACTGTTGCCGGTGAAATCTCTGATACTGGTCCTATGTCTTCTGTTGCAGGAAGTATTAGTGAAGTTTGTTTAAATTATCTTATTAGTAAAGGCAGTCGTTTTTCAATTGTTGAAAATGGCGGAGATATTGCTCTTAAAACTAATAGGAAAGTAGTTATCGGAGTTTATGCTGGTGATAGTAGTTTTTCATATAATATCGGATTTAAGATAAAGCCAAGACCACATGGTTATGGTATTTGTACGTCATCATCTGCTGGTCCATCCAAGAGTTTTGGTAAAACTGATGCTACAATTGTTTTTAGTAGACAAAGCAGTATTTCTGATAGTCTTGCTACATGTATTGGTAATTATGGTGTAGGTGATTGTGATGATGACATTGTTCATAATGCTTTAACTCATGCAGAGGATTATCATGATTACTATGATGGAGTAATGGTTATTAAAGGTGAAATTCTTGGCAAAACAGGCCATATTCCTTCATTAGTTAAAACTAGTAGTAAAAGTTATCTTGGTGAATTATTTGAAATTGAATAA
- a CDS encoding tetratricopeptide repeat protein, whose amino-acid sequence MPILLLGNKDIDLISGKRNITIRRRWKQPLYPGDHLYCYWNILSKEREKLFEAEVTHVDILTFEDVIQDHELVAKLGYKSTKELEKDLRKTYPNNTKNKDEFQVFQFKKLHVSQWEGSAINQKNIIIKKADVLFEMGKYKQSSICYKVALEYDHDDVQLLNRIGDNLSRLGQFGDAIKHYKKAIKIEPNNEYLYNNIAIAYLNKREPDKALKANNKALHVNPENTTVLYWRGLIYEMLNDFEKALICFNKVLEIDDTDPDVWNEQGTVLNMLGKSEEALAAYDKSIELCLDDTDDSNTWASKGNTLLGLQRYDEAIECYNHALKVDTNNAIILNNKGVAYMELGDFRDAIECFTKVLVMYPDNPDAQVLQEVCLENL is encoded by the coding sequence ATGCCAATATTATTACTAGGAAACAAAGATATTGATTTAATTAGTGGTAAAAGAAATATTACCATAAGAAGAAGATGGAAACAACCACTATACCCAGGAGATCACCTCTACTGCTATTGGAATATTCTGTCGAAAGAACGAGAAAAACTATTCGAAGCAGAAGTAACTCACGTAGATATATTAACCTTTGAAGACGTTATTCAAGATCATGAATTGGTGGCAAAACTAGGATACAAAAGCACAAAAGAACTAGAAAAAGACCTTAGAAAAACATATCCCAACAACACAAAAAACAAGGATGAATTCCAAGTATTTCAATTCAAAAAATTACATGTAAGCCAATGGGAAGGCTCAGCAATAAATCAAAAGAATATAATCATAAAAAAAGCAGACGTACTCTTTGAAATGGGAAAATACAAACAATCATCAATATGCTATAAAGTAGCATTAGAATATGACCATGATGATGTTCAGTTATTAAATAGAATAGGAGATAACCTATCACGTCTGGGACAATTTGGTGATGCAATAAAACACTATAAAAAAGCAATAAAAATAGAACCAAACAATGAATACTTATACAATAACATAGCAATAGCATATCTAAACAAACGTGAACCAGATAAAGCTCTGAAAGCAAACAACAAAGCATTACATGTTAATCCAGAAAATACAACAGTACTTTACTGGAGAGGATTAATTTATGAAATGTTAAATGATTTTGAAAAAGCATTAATTTGCTTTAACAAGGTCTTAGAAATAGATGATACTGACCCTGATGTATGGAATGAACAAGGAACAGTTCTTAACATGTTAGGGAAAAGTGAGGAAGCACTAGCTGCATATGATAAGTCAATAGAATTATGTTTAGATGATACAGATGATTCAAATACATGGGCAAGTAAAGGAAACACATTGCTAGGATTACAAAGATATGATGAAGCAATAGAATGCTATAATCATGCATTAAAAGTAGATACAAACAATGCAATAATATTAAATAATAAAGGAGTAGCATACATGGAACTAGGAGATTTCAGGGATGCAATTGAATGTTTTACTAAAGTATTAGTAATGTATCCAGATAATCCTGATGCTCAGGTACTACAAGAAGTATGTCTAGAAAATCTATAA